A window of Peromyscus eremicus chromosome 7, PerEre_H2_v1, whole genome shotgun sequence contains these coding sequences:
- the Foxred1 gene encoding FAD-dependent oxidoreductase domain-containing protein 1 isoform X2, translating into MLRRLLRLGLGPGLPNRGLRTRRGGFTLDWDAKVSEFKKKIECILPGKQWELLYDTSHLPPKQSDVVIVGGGILGLSVAFWLKKLESRRGAIRVLVVEQDHTYSRASSTGPSVGGIWQQFSVPENVQLSLFSINFLRNINEYLAVVDAPLVDLRFNPSGCLLLASEKDAATLENNVKMQRQEGAKVCLMSPEQLQNKFPWINIEGVAVASYGMEDEGWFDAWSLLQGLRRKVQSMGVLLCQGEVTRFITSSSQAETSSGEPVVLRRIHKVHVKMDKSLEYQPVECAVVVNAAGAWSGKIAELAGIGKGLPGTLQGTKLPVEPRKRYVHLWHCPQGPGLETPLVADINGVYFRREGLGNKYLGGCSPTEVQSAWAGYYDYNTFDQNGVVGPHPLVVNMYFATGFSGRGLQHAPGIGRAVAEVVLEGQFKTIDMSPFLFTRFYVGEKLQEFIIL; encoded by the exons ATGCTTCGCAGATTGCTGCGTCTTGGCTTGGGCCCGGGCCTCCCAAACCGGGGGCTACGCACACGCAGAGGAGGCTTTACTCTGG ACTGGGATGCAAAGGTGTCTGAGTTTAAGAAGAAGATTGAGTGCATCCTGCCTGGAAAGCAATGGGAATTGCTGTACGACACCAGCCACCTGCCCCCAAAACAGTCGGATGTGGTCATCGTAGGAGGTGGGATCCTTGGTCTGTCTGTGGCCTTTTGGCTGAAGAAGCTGGAAAGTAGACGAGGTGCCATCCGGGTGCTGGTGGTGGAACAAGACCACACG TATTCACGGGCTTCCTCCACAGGGCCTTCTGTGGGCGGGATTTGGCAGCAGTTTTCTGTGCCTGAGAATGTCCAACTCTCCCTCTTTTCAATCAACTTTCTACGGAACATAAAT GAATACCTGGCTGTAGTGGATGCCCCTCTTGTGGACCTCCGGTTCAACCCCTCAGGCTGTCTCTTGCTAGCTTCAGAAAAGGATGCTGCCACCTTGGAAAACAATGTGAAAATGCAAAG GCAGGAAGGAGCCAAAGTCTGTCTGATGTCTCCTGAGCAGCTACAGAACAAGTTTCCCTGGATAAACATAGAAGGAGTGGCTGTGGCCTCTTATG GGATGGAGGATGAAGGTTGGTTTGATGCCTGGTCTTTGCTCCAGGGTCTTCGTCGAAAGGTCCAATCAATGGGAGTCTTACTCTGCCAGGGAGAGGTGACAC GTTTCATCACTTCATCTAGCCAAGCAGAGACCTCAAGTGGGGAACCGGTAGTCTTGAGAAGAATTCACAAAGTCCAT GTAAAAATGGACAAGAGCCTGGAGTATCAGCCAGTGGAATGTGCTGTCGTGGTCAATGCCGCAGGAGCCTGGTCTGGGAAAATTGCAGAGCTGGCTGGTATTGGGAAGGGACTGCCTGGTACCCTGCAGGGCACCAAGCTACCTGTGGAGCCAAGGAAAAG GTATGTGCACTTATGGCACTGCCCCCAGGGACCAGGTCTGGAGACACCGTTGGTTGCAGACATCAATGGAGTCTATTTTCGACGAGAAGGATTGGGCAACAAATACCTAGGTGGCTGTAGCCCCACTGAG GTACAGAGTGCCTGGGCTGGCTATTATGACTATAACACTTTTGACCAGAATGGCGTGGTGGGCCCCCACCCACTAGTTGTCAACATGTACTTTGCTACGGGCTTCAGTGGTCGGGGACTTCAGCATGCACCTGGCATCGGTCGAGCTGTGGCCGAAGTGGTACTGGAGGGCCAGTTCAAGACCATCGACATGAGCCCCTTCCTCTTCACCCGCTTTTACGTAGGAGAGAAGTTACAGGAGTTCATTATCCTCTGA
- the Tirap gene encoding toll/interleukin-1 receptor domain-containing adapter protein, with translation MASSSSVPASPAQSKKPRDKIADWLRQTLLKKPKKMPISRESHPSDGSQTAPQDGLPSPSRSSPPSCSSHPSCSSPPSHSSHQSRSSGLSPTLQPTHMDPSSSSGRWSKDYDVCVCHSEEDLEAAQELVSYLESSKASLRCFLQLRDATPGGAIVSELCQALSSSHCRVLLITPGFLRDPWCKYQMLQALTEAPGAEGCTIPLLSGLTRAAYPPELRFMYYVDGRGQDGGFYQVKEAVVRYLETLS, from the exons ATGGCTTCATCATCCTCTGTCCCAGCCTCTCCTGCTCAGTCCAAGAAGCCTCGAGACAAGATAGCTG ACTGGCTCAGGCAGACTCTGTTGAAGAAGCCCAAGAAGATGCCGATCTCCCGGGAAAGCCACCCCAGTGATGGTTCACAGACAGCCCCACAGGACGGTCTCCCATCCCCAAGCCGCAGCTCACCCCCTAGCTGCAGCTCACACCCGAGCTGCAGCTCACCTCCTAGCCACAGCTCACACCAGAGCCGCAGCTCAGGATTGTCTCCTACCCTGCAACCAACACACATGGaccccagcagcagcagtggcCGCTGGAGCAAAGACTATGATGTCTGCGTATGCCACAGTGAGGAGGACCTGGAAGCCGCCCAGGAGTTGGTCTCCTACTTGGAGAGTAGCAAGGCCAGCCTGCGCTGCTTCCTGCAGCTTCGGGATGCAACTCCAGGTGGCGCCATTGTTTCTGAGCTATGCCAGGCCCTGAGTAGTAGTCACTGCCGCGTGCTACTCATCACCCCAGGCTTCCTTCGGGACCCCTGGTGCAAGTACCAGATGCTGCAGGCCCTGACGGAGGCCCCGGGGGCGGAGGGTTGCACCATCCCCCTGCTATCCGGCCTGACCAGAGCCGCCTACCCGCCGGAACTTCGATTCATGTACTATGTGGACGGCAGAGGCCAGGATGGTGGCTTTTACCAAGTCAAGGAGGCTGTCGTACGCT ATCTGGAAACACTAAGTTGA
- the Foxred1 gene encoding FAD-dependent oxidoreductase domain-containing protein 1 isoform X1 produces MLRRLLRLGLGPGLPNRGLRTRRGGFTLDWDAKVSEFKKKIECILPGKQWELLYDTSHLPPKQSDVVIVGGGILGLSVAFWLKKLESRRGAIRVLVVEQDHTYSRASSTGPSVGGIWQQFSVPENVQLSLFSINFLRNINEYLAVVDAPLVDLRFNPSGCLLLASEKDAATLENNVKMQRQEGAKVCLMSPEQLQNKFPWINIEGVAVASYGMEDEGWFDAWSLLQGLRRKVQSMGVLLCQGEVTRFITSSSQAETSSGEPVVLRRIHKVHVKMDKSLEYQPVECAVVVNAAGAWSGKIAELAGIGKGLPGTLQGTKLPVEPRKRYVHLWHCPQGPGLETPLVADINGVYFRREGLGNKYLGGCSPTEEEEPDPTNLEVDHDFFQNKVWPHLVQRVPSFKTLEVQSAWAGYYDYNTFDQNGVVGPHPLVVNMYFATGFSGRGLQHAPGIGRAVAEVVLEGQFKTIDMSPFLFTRFYVGEKLQEFIIL; encoded by the exons ATGCTTCGCAGATTGCTGCGTCTTGGCTTGGGCCCGGGCCTCCCAAACCGGGGGCTACGCACACGCAGAGGAGGCTTTACTCTGG ACTGGGATGCAAAGGTGTCTGAGTTTAAGAAGAAGATTGAGTGCATCCTGCCTGGAAAGCAATGGGAATTGCTGTACGACACCAGCCACCTGCCCCCAAAACAGTCGGATGTGGTCATCGTAGGAGGTGGGATCCTTGGTCTGTCTGTGGCCTTTTGGCTGAAGAAGCTGGAAAGTAGACGAGGTGCCATCCGGGTGCTGGTGGTGGAACAAGACCACACG TATTCACGGGCTTCCTCCACAGGGCCTTCTGTGGGCGGGATTTGGCAGCAGTTTTCTGTGCCTGAGAATGTCCAACTCTCCCTCTTTTCAATCAACTTTCTACGGAACATAAAT GAATACCTGGCTGTAGTGGATGCCCCTCTTGTGGACCTCCGGTTCAACCCCTCAGGCTGTCTCTTGCTAGCTTCAGAAAAGGATGCTGCCACCTTGGAAAACAATGTGAAAATGCAAAG GCAGGAAGGAGCCAAAGTCTGTCTGATGTCTCCTGAGCAGCTACAGAACAAGTTTCCCTGGATAAACATAGAAGGAGTGGCTGTGGCCTCTTATG GGATGGAGGATGAAGGTTGGTTTGATGCCTGGTCTTTGCTCCAGGGTCTTCGTCGAAAGGTCCAATCAATGGGAGTCTTACTCTGCCAGGGAGAGGTGACAC GTTTCATCACTTCATCTAGCCAAGCAGAGACCTCAAGTGGGGAACCGGTAGTCTTGAGAAGAATTCACAAAGTCCAT GTAAAAATGGACAAGAGCCTGGAGTATCAGCCAGTGGAATGTGCTGTCGTGGTCAATGCCGCAGGAGCCTGGTCTGGGAAAATTGCAGAGCTGGCTGGTATTGGGAAGGGACTGCCTGGTACCCTGCAGGGCACCAAGCTACCTGTGGAGCCAAGGAAAAG GTATGTGCACTTATGGCACTGCCCCCAGGGACCAGGTCTGGAGACACCGTTGGTTGCAGACATCAATGGAGTCTATTTTCGACGAGAAGGATTGGGCAACAAATACCTAGGTGGCTGTAGCCCCACTGAG GAGGAAGAACCAGACCCAACAAATCTGGAAGTGGACCATGATTTCTTCCAGAACAAAGTATGGCCCCATTTGGTCCAGAGGGTGCCATCTTTTAAGACTCTGGAG GTACAGAGTGCCTGGGCTGGCTATTATGACTATAACACTTTTGACCAGAATGGCGTGGTGGGCCCCCACCCACTAGTTGTCAACATGTACTTTGCTACGGGCTTCAGTGGTCGGGGACTTCAGCATGCACCTGGCATCGGTCGAGCTGTGGCCGAAGTGGTACTGGAGGGCCAGTTCAAGACCATCGACATGAGCCCCTTCCTCTTCACCCGCTTTTACGTAGGAGAGAAGTTACAGGAGTTCATTATCCTCTGA